One window from the genome of Rubinisphaera margarita encodes:
- a CDS encoding NADPH:quinone reductase, with product MRAAYYEQTGDPQVIQYGDRPDPEPQANEVVVKVEAVAVNPIDTYIRAGAIAMDLPMPYIPGCDLAGTVAAVGSGVTRYREGDRVWGSNQGLFGKQGTFAELAAVHEDWLYPIPDGVPTEQAAAGALVAITAALGLTFHAELKAGETLFINGGSGGVGSVVVQMAKAIGATVITTAGSDDKIEYCKSIGADHVLNYHDSDLDDQLQKLADEHNKLDFWWETLRTPDIARTIPFMAKRGRVIVMAGREAELQFPLGPFYVNDLRLIGFAMFNATPEEQQQVATRINKFYEQDQLRIPIGKELPLKDAALAHQLQENKTLQGEADFHGKIILKP from the coding sequence ATGCGTGCCGCCTACTACGAACAGACCGGTGATCCTCAAGTCATTCAGTACGGCGACCGGCCCGATCCCGAACCGCAGGCCAACGAAGTCGTCGTCAAAGTTGAAGCCGTCGCCGTCAATCCGATCGACACCTACATCCGGGCCGGCGCCATTGCGATGGATCTGCCGATGCCCTACATCCCCGGCTGCGATCTCGCCGGCACCGTCGCCGCCGTCGGCTCCGGCGTCACCCGCTACCGCGAAGGGGATCGCGTCTGGGGCAGCAATCAGGGTCTCTTCGGCAAGCAGGGCACCTTCGCGGAACTGGCCGCCGTGCATGAAGACTGGCTCTATCCGATTCCCGATGGCGTCCCGACCGAACAGGCCGCAGCCGGAGCTCTGGTTGCCATCACCGCTGCACTCGGGTTGACCTTTCATGCCGAGCTGAAAGCGGGGGAAACCCTCTTCATCAACGGCGGCAGCGGCGGCGTCGGGTCGGTCGTCGTGCAGATGGCCAAAGCGATCGGAGCCACGGTCATCACCACGGCTGGCAGCGATGACAAGATCGAATACTGCAAATCGATCGGAGCCGATCACGTCCTGAACTATCACGACAGCGACCTCGACGACCAGCTGCAGAAACTGGCCGATGAGCACAACAAGCTCGACTTCTGGTGGGAAACGCTCCGCACTCCCGATATCGCCCGCACGATTCCGTTCATGGCGAAACGAGGCCGCGTCATTGTGATGGCCGGTCGCGAAGCCGAGCTGCAGTTCCCGCTCGGCCCCTTCTACGTGAACGACCTGAGGCTCATCGGCTTCGCCATGTTCAATGCCACCCCGGAAGAACAGCAGCAGGTCGCCACCCGCATCAACAAGTTCTACGAACAGGACCAGCTCCGCATCCCGATCGGCAAAGAACTCCCCCTCAAAGACGCCGCCCTGGCCCATCAACTCCAGGAGAACAAGACCTTACAGGGCGAAGCCGACTTCCACGGCAAGATCATCCTGAAACCGTAA